A part of Aegilops tauschii subsp. strangulata cultivar AL8/78 chromosome 2, Aet v6.0, whole genome shotgun sequence genomic DNA contains:
- the LOC109783437 gene encoding eukaryotic translation initiation factor 3 subunit I isoform X4 → MRPVLMKGHERPLTFLKYNRDGDLLFSCAKDHTPTVWYASNGDRLGTYRGHNGALWSCDVSCHSTRLITGSADQTAKLWDVQTGRELFTFRFVAPARSVDFAIGDHLAVITTDSFMGKTPTAQVKRIAEDLQDQTEESALVISGITGRINRAVWGPGNRTIITAGEDATIRIWDSETGKLLKESDKEAGHQKAISSLSKSLDWSHFLTGSLDKSAKLWDARTLTLIKTYVTELPVNAVDMSPTLDNVVIGGGQDAMNVTMTDRRAGKFEAKFFHKILQEEIGGVKGHFGPINALAFNPDGKRFSSGGEDGYVRLHHFDPEYFNIKM, encoded by the exons ATGAGGCCTGTTCTGATGAAGGGGCACGAGCGCCCGCTCACGTTCCTCAAGTACAACCGGGACGGCGACCTGCTCTTCTCCTGCGCCAAAGACCACACCCCCACCGTGTGGTACGCCTCCAACGGCGACCGCCTCGGCACCTACCGCGGCCACAACGGCGCCTTGTGGTCCTGCGACGTCTCCTGCCACTCCACGCGCCTCATCACCGGGAGCGCCGACCAGACCGCCAAGCTCTGGGACGTCCAGACGGGGAGGGAGCTCTTCACCTTCAGGTTCGTCGCCCCCGCGCGCTCCGTCGACTTCGCCATCGGCGACCACCTGGCGGTCATCACCACCGACAGCTTCATGGGGAAGACGCCCACCGCGCAGGTCAAGCGCATCGCCGAGGACCTGCAAGACC AGACGGAGGAGTCGGCGCTCGTGATCTCCGGCATCACGGGGAGGATTAACAGGGCCGTCTGGGGACCCGGCAACCGGACCATCATCACCGCTGGAGAGGATGCCACCATCCGCATCTGGGACTCTGAG ACCGGAAAGCTGCTGAAGGAGTCAGACAAGGAGGCTGGACATCAGAAGGCAATTAGCTCACTCTCAAAATCCTTAGATTGGTCTCATTTCCTCACAGGTTCCTTGGATAAATCTGCTAAG CTATGGGATGCAAGAACACTGACCCTGATAAAGACATATGTCACAGAGCTACCAGTTAATGCTGTTGACATGTCTCCTACTCTTGATAAT GTGGTTATTGGAGGTGGTCAAGATGCAATGAACGTTACTATGACAGATCGCCGTGCCGGTAAATTCGAGGCCAAATTTTTCCACAAG ATTTTACAAGAAGAGATTGGTGGTGTTAAAGGACATTTTGGACCAATCAATGCATTGGCATTTAATCCTGATGGGAAGCG CTTTTCGAGTGGTGGGGAGGATGGATACGTGAGGCTACACCATTTTGATCCTGAGTATTTCAACATCAAGATGTAA
- the LOC109783437 gene encoding eukaryotic translation initiation factor 3 subunit I isoform X3, which yields MRPVLMKGHERPLTFLKYNRDGDLLFSCAKDHTPTVWYASNGDRLGTYRGHNGALWSCDVSCHSTRLITGSADQTAKLWDVQTGRELFTFRFVAPARSVDFAIGDHLAVITTDSFMGKTPTAQVKRIAEDLQDQTEESALVISGITGRINRAVWGPGNRTIITAGEDATIRIWDSETGKLLKESDKEAGHQKAISSLSKSLDWSHFLTGSLDKSAKLWDARTLTLIKTYVTELPVNAVDMSPTLDNVVIGGGQDAMNVTMTDRRAGKFEAKFFHKILQEEIGGVKGHFGPINALAFNPDGKRLFHITFFSSGGEDGYVRLHHFDPEYFNIKM from the exons ATGAGGCCTGTTCTGATGAAGGGGCACGAGCGCCCGCTCACGTTCCTCAAGTACAACCGGGACGGCGACCTGCTCTTCTCCTGCGCCAAAGACCACACCCCCACCGTGTGGTACGCCTCCAACGGCGACCGCCTCGGCACCTACCGCGGCCACAACGGCGCCTTGTGGTCCTGCGACGTCTCCTGCCACTCCACGCGCCTCATCACCGGGAGCGCCGACCAGACCGCCAAGCTCTGGGACGTCCAGACGGGGAGGGAGCTCTTCACCTTCAGGTTCGTCGCCCCCGCGCGCTCCGTCGACTTCGCCATCGGCGACCACCTGGCGGTCATCACCACCGACAGCTTCATGGGGAAGACGCCCACCGCGCAGGTCAAGCGCATCGCCGAGGACCTGCAAGACC AGACGGAGGAGTCGGCGCTCGTGATCTCCGGCATCACGGGGAGGATTAACAGGGCCGTCTGGGGACCCGGCAACCGGACCATCATCACCGCTGGAGAGGATGCCACCATCCGCATCTGGGACTCTGAG ACCGGAAAGCTGCTGAAGGAGTCAGACAAGGAGGCTGGACATCAGAAGGCAATTAGCTCACTCTCAAAATCCTTAGATTGGTCTCATTTCCTCACAGGTTCCTTGGATAAATCTGCTAAG CTATGGGATGCAAGAACACTGACCCTGATAAAGACATATGTCACAGAGCTACCAGTTAATGCTGTTGACATGTCTCCTACTCTTGATAAT GTGGTTATTGGAGGTGGTCAAGATGCAATGAACGTTACTATGACAGATCGCCGTGCCGGTAAATTCGAGGCCAAATTTTTCCACAAG ATTTTACAAGAAGAGATTGGTGGTGTTAAAGGACATTTTGGACCAATCAATGCATTGGCATTTAATCCTGATGGGAAGCGGTTATTTCATATTACATT CTTTTCGAGTGGTGGGGAGGATGGATACGTGAGGCTACACCATTTTGATCCTGAGTATTTCAACATCAAGATGTAA
- the LOC109783437 gene encoding eukaryotic translation initiation factor 3 subunit I isoform X2 — protein MPYTSRRRRRAASSQRQDEACSDEGARAPAHVPQVQPGRRPALLLRQRPHPHRVVRLQRRPPRHLPRPQRRLVVLRRLLPLHAPHHRERRPDRQALGRPDGEGALHLQVRRPRALRRLRHRRPPGGHHHRQLHGEDAHRAGQAHRRGPARPYETEESALVISGITGRINRAVWGPGNRTIITAGEDATIRIWDSETGKLLKESDKEAGHQKAISSLSKSLDWSHFLTGSLDKSAKLWDARTLTLIKTYVTELPVNAVDMSPTLDNVVIGGGQDAMNVTMTDRRAGKFEAKFFHKILQEEIGGVKGHFGPINALAFNPDGKRFSSGGEDGYVRLHHFDPEYFNIKM, from the exons ATGCCCTACacctcccggcggcggcggcgagcagcaAGCAGTCAGCGGCAAGATGAGGCCTGTTCTGATGAAGGGGCACGAGCGCCCGCTCACGTTCCTCAAGTACAACCGGGACGGCGACCTGCTCTTCTCCTGCGCCAAAGACCACACCCCCACCGTGTGGTACGCCTCCAACGGCGACCGCCTCGGCACCTACCGCGGCCACAACGGCGCCTTGTGGTCCTGCGACGTCTCCTGCCACTCCACGCGCCTCATCACCGGGAGCGCCGACCAGACCGCCAAGCTCTGGGACGTCCAGACGGGGAGGGAGCTCTTCACCTTCAGGTTCGTCGCCCCCGCGCGCTCCGTCGACTTCGCCATCGGCGACCACCTGGCGGTCATCACCACCGACAGCTTCATGGGGAAGACGCCCACCGCGCAGGTCAAGCGCATCGCCGAGGACCTGCAAGACCGTACG AGACGGAGGAGTCGGCGCTCGTGATCTCCGGCATCACGGGGAGGATTAACAGGGCCGTCTGGGGACCCGGCAACCGGACCATCATCACCGCTGGAGAGGATGCCACCATCCGCATCTGGGACTCTGAG ACCGGAAAGCTGCTGAAGGAGTCAGACAAGGAGGCTGGACATCAGAAGGCAATTAGCTCACTCTCAAAATCCTTAGATTGGTCTCATTTCCTCACAGGTTCCTTGGATAAATCTGCTAAG CTATGGGATGCAAGAACACTGACCCTGATAAAGACATATGTCACAGAGCTACCAGTTAATGCTGTTGACATGTCTCCTACTCTTGATAAT GTGGTTATTGGAGGTGGTCAAGATGCAATGAACGTTACTATGACAGATCGCCGTGCCGGTAAATTCGAGGCCAAATTTTTCCACAAG ATTTTACAAGAAGAGATTGGTGGTGTTAAAGGACATTTTGGACCAATCAATGCATTGGCATTTAATCCTGATGGGAAGCG CTTTTCGAGTGGTGGGGAGGATGGATACGTGAGGCTACACCATTTTGATCCTGAGTATTTCAACATCAAGATGTAA
- the LOC109783437 gene encoding eukaryotic translation initiation factor 3 subunit I isoform X1 → MPYTSRRRRRAASSQRQDEACSDEGARAPAHVPQVQPGRRPALLLRQRPHPHRVVRLQRRPPRHLPRPQRRLVVLRRLLPLHAPHHRERRPDRQALGRPDGEGALHLQVRRPRALRRLRHRRPPGGHHHRQLHGEDAHRAGQAHRRGPARPYETEESALVISGITGRINRAVWGPGNRTIITAGEDATIRIWDSETGKLLKESDKEAGHQKAISSLSKSLDWSHFLTGSLDKSAKLWDARTLTLIKTYVTELPVNAVDMSPTLDNVVIGGGQDAMNVTMTDRRAGKFEAKFFHKILQEEIGGVKGHFGPINALAFNPDGKRLFHITFFSSGGEDGYVRLHHFDPEYFNIKM, encoded by the exons ATGCCCTACacctcccggcggcggcggcgagcagcaAGCAGTCAGCGGCAAGATGAGGCCTGTTCTGATGAAGGGGCACGAGCGCCCGCTCACGTTCCTCAAGTACAACCGGGACGGCGACCTGCTCTTCTCCTGCGCCAAAGACCACACCCCCACCGTGTGGTACGCCTCCAACGGCGACCGCCTCGGCACCTACCGCGGCCACAACGGCGCCTTGTGGTCCTGCGACGTCTCCTGCCACTCCACGCGCCTCATCACCGGGAGCGCCGACCAGACCGCCAAGCTCTGGGACGTCCAGACGGGGAGGGAGCTCTTCACCTTCAGGTTCGTCGCCCCCGCGCGCTCCGTCGACTTCGCCATCGGCGACCACCTGGCGGTCATCACCACCGACAGCTTCATGGGGAAGACGCCCACCGCGCAGGTCAAGCGCATCGCCGAGGACCTGCAAGACCGTACG AGACGGAGGAGTCGGCGCTCGTGATCTCCGGCATCACGGGGAGGATTAACAGGGCCGTCTGGGGACCCGGCAACCGGACCATCATCACCGCTGGAGAGGATGCCACCATCCGCATCTGGGACTCTGAG ACCGGAAAGCTGCTGAAGGAGTCAGACAAGGAGGCTGGACATCAGAAGGCAATTAGCTCACTCTCAAAATCCTTAGATTGGTCTCATTTCCTCACAGGTTCCTTGGATAAATCTGCTAAG CTATGGGATGCAAGAACACTGACCCTGATAAAGACATATGTCACAGAGCTACCAGTTAATGCTGTTGACATGTCTCCTACTCTTGATAAT GTGGTTATTGGAGGTGGTCAAGATGCAATGAACGTTACTATGACAGATCGCCGTGCCGGTAAATTCGAGGCCAAATTTTTCCACAAG ATTTTACAAGAAGAGATTGGTGGTGTTAAAGGACATTTTGGACCAATCAATGCATTGGCATTTAATCCTGATGGGAAGCGGTTATTTCATATTACATT CTTTTCGAGTGGTGGGGAGGATGGATACGTGAGGCTACACCATTTTGATCCTGAGTATTTCAACATCAAGATGTAA